A region of the Hydra vulgaris chromosome 12, alternate assembly HydraT2T_AEP genome:
TACCAATGATTTTCCAAAGGAAATTGCTTGTGTAGAAATcaatattgattatttaaagcTAATATAAAAATGGTTATCCAAGGGAATTGGTGGTTTAGAAATTATTCCAGTCATTAACACATATATCACACCAAATTGGTAGTCATGTTAAAAGATATATTTCTCCTTTACTTAGGATATTACACTTTGGGACGACTGAATAAGCGAATTTTATAAGTGCGATCAAGCATAAGTGCAAGTGGTGTAAGTGCAAACTTaaataagtgcgaactggcataagtgcaaatcaGTTGAAAAAACTGTCATAATTGCGAATCATCATAAATGtgaactgacataagtgcgccaaaagaattttttaacataGCCATATGTGCGAACTGGCGTTAGTGCATATAAACATATGCGCAAAACGCTAAATTGCACTTATgttaatatttgcaattttatttggcacacttatgccagttcacacttATACCAATGTTTGCAAGTTTATTTGacgcacttatgtcagttcatacttatgtcagtttttgtaactgttttgcACATATGTCAATTCTCACTTATGCCATTTTTGCAACGTTTCGCCATTTATGCCAGTCTGTACATATGAAATTCGCGCTTATTTAATCTCCCGCCAATAGCTAACGATGAAAAGTAGTCGAGCTAAGCATATCTATACCGTTGCTAGAGTATTTGGTAAGTTCAAAATGTGGCAAAACAAGACTAATTTTAGGACTTCTGCTGGCTTTTTATTGCTTGAGCACATGGATTTTTGTGCAGATATTGGAAGATTCATGTATAAGGAAACAAAATAACTTATACATTTCATGGTAGACCTAAAGCCACAATTGTTATAGGTACTAAATTAGGAAATTTATGAGCAAGTTATAGCCTTAGGAGCAAGGGCGATCCATAGGGGGCAATAGGAGCAATTGCTTCCCCCTTTTTGCTCTAGCCAttacttattttgttgtttatatatatgaaaactgTATTTATTGTAGAAGGCGATAgaaacatattgaaaaaaataaacatattgaaaaaagaCAGTGAAAGactaatattctaaaaaaattaactcaaaaatcaaaatattgcaACCTCCCCTTTCCCCTCGCCTTAACTAAATAGTTCTAACTATTTAGCTAGAACTATTTATCAACCAAATCAACCCCCGCTCCTTATTCTTTCCTAAATAGTCTGGATGCACCGaatcaaaaaatagtttaaaaactacCCTCTCTTACTAGATGGTCTGGGTCCACTCCTGCTTAGGAGATATTAATGCTCAAAGTACGTGTACAATTTCAAATGTAGCAATTTTGAACCTTAATTTTTAGACATCAAAAAGtgaaattatattgaaattttatttttactgtaaaaatttaccagaaaataaaaaaagaaatttgtctcTCAAATTCATGTTGCTGAAACTGCTCTTCAAAGTATCAATTGCACTCcatgcacaaatatttttacaaagtggGTCAAATTTTGGCACCTAATATCTCCCCAGTTAataagaattttcaaaaaaatctaatagtggcctaattttattattttctacaaaatatcaaaataacaaaatatgcTTTGAAACTTTGTATACGTTTTTGCTTGTGGTTTTGATTAAACTCGAAGAgcgtaaaaacatttttttcgtGACAAAGTAACGAATGTACTTACAACTAAATATGACATTaaagcataatatatatatatatatacatatatatatatatatatatatatatatatatatatatatatatatatatatatatatatatatatatatatatatatatatataaatatatatatatatatatatatatatatatatatatatatatatatatatatatatatatatatatatatatatatatatatatataagtgatgaatatatatataatatacctATATAGTAGTATaacgaatatatatattatatctatatagtgctttaaaaaaaataggagcagtaaaaaattgaatacattttctttttcaaaacatcGTAAAATCCCATCCATATTTTCTAaagacttatttattatttttttgaacgacaggaaaattatttctttaaaactaaCATGTCAATAACAAGTTCATATAtagctacttttttttaataatttacttttttcaaaggAATACGAAAAACATTCCGGAaaagatagtaaaaaaaataaataaataggcgcacaaactttttaattgactTCTGTTCTACTTTCTTGTTAACCCAactgttatttataattattatgttaatttatgttaGTTTGACAATTTCCCATAAAATGTTGGATAAAATTACTTATGATGACCAGTTTAGTCACATTTAAAgcctttttatataaatttatgttaaattatattaattatttgacacatttatttatcataaatgTGTCAAGTCGGCTATTTGACAcatttatgataaataaatatgttaaatagcaGACTATGTTCCTCAAAAAACCGTCTATGACTTACCTTCTTTAGGGGAGGGGGTGATACACCATTGTAATCGTCCTGCTTGTAggtgtaaataaatatacataaagtGTAAAACATAAATGACATATTATTTAGGTTTTACACAAACAAGTTTGTTAATATATGcagataaaagaaatatttagttGATAGGCGGCTGTTTAGCTGCgcactaaataaattttattaaattacatcTCGTTTGATGTTTCAAATGGAGACGTTAATTGAGACGTAACGTCACGTAAGAAAATCTATATTTAAGACCTAATTTAAACCTCGTTTTTTTTTACCCGTTACGTCTCAAAAGTGTAATTATTTGACGTAACgtgtatatacttttttatacagattaaagatttattaatcaatatgtaaaaaaggtaatatgaaaaaaactattgttaaagAATCTTAAAAAGGAGACTTtgcatttgtaaatttattccaAATCtcgctattttaaaaaactataattagaAAAACTGCTTACCTTAACGCCAGGTTTTCCCAGATGATAAAACTCATTATCTTAAGTTacaaataactttgtttttcttCGAAAATTCGAAAAAACCTTTACTAATAGATGTATTTggatatatagatatttttcataaattataaacgTCGGCAAATTTAGTATgcatcattaaatttttaacaaaatatatgccACAAAGATTCACTTTTTAAGAAACCgctataattaaaaagtttaaaattattctctAAATACGTCGCGGTTTGGTTGCAAAAATACGTTTTACCGAAAAATACTTCATGGGAGTATAAATCTCATAATaggagtaaaaatttaatatgagatttttactaAGGAGAAAAAAAACGcagagtaaaaatctcatattaCTCCGGACTGACCACATTTTAATTaactggaaaaataaaaaattataaattttactaaaacatGTGAACTCGTGGTGTTGTCGTGCGCCCTATAATTTTCcgggaaaaaaaagaaaaaaatcctaCGAGTGTTTTTTTACTGATTCATTACGGGTCTGTTCATTAGAAACATTAAGAACACACATAAACATTATATTGTGAATCTAAAAATGTGAATCTTAATTTATACTCCACAAACAGTAAAGATTTTTGGTACAAATAGAAAACACAAATAGTAAAGAATTTCGAAAAAAGCGTAAACAAACGTCAAACGAccgcttaaaaaaaaacgattcaGCATGTTTTCGTAAAATTTTCGTGGTCGTTTTTACACTGTACAAATATATtccacattttaaaaatactcaaaCAGATACGTCACGATACTCAAGGATACTGAAAATTTACAGTAACCTTGGGTACGGACAGTAAATTGtgtttaatatttgaataattaaaaaacgttcttgCCACATTTTTGAACAAGAGTCACGTTTTTGCTAAGAAAgtattttacaacattttaataatCGATCGAAACCAATAAATCTCTAGCTTGTTAGATATTATCACAtgattcataaaataaatttttatctttaataagtGTAATAGATgcataaatatgtatatataataaatacatatttctattacatatatatttatgtatataaatgtatataaatatgtatatataataaatatatatttctaatacAAATTCTacgacaatatatatatatatatatatatatatatatatatatatatatatatatatatatatatatatatatatatatattatatacaagtatatatgtattttatatatatatatattatatatctatgtatatatatattatatatatatatatatatatatattatatatctatgtatatatatatatattatatatatatatatatatatatatatatatacatatacatatatatatatatatatatatatatatatatatatatatatatatatatatatatatatatatatatatatatacatacatacatacatacatacatatatatatatatatatatatatatatgtatatatatatatatatatatatatatatatatatatatatatatatatatatatatatatatatatatatatatatatatctgtgtatgTGTTGTCTAAgtttttcaagataaaaaatataactttttaaattgttgatttgattttttttcaaaaaatatttaatgttgttttaggTTTTGAATAATATGATCAATTCTGCTGCAGTAATGATTCATCATAACGAAAGTAATACAGTTTCAGATGAAACAGGAATAGATGAATCACAAAATTTAACTTGTTACAAAAGAAATTTACCTAATGCACCTGTGATGGAGTCTCAAGATAAAAGAATGTCTCTTGATAATGCACAAGCAAAAAATGAGAGTGGAAATggaattaacaaaattaaatattacacctcaaaaaagaaaaaagaaaaacgttTACAAACTGGTGTCTCATCTTCAAAGTTTTATGTGTCTCATGACTTAAATATTCAGAATgaagttgataaaaattttaccaataaaacaatgttaaaaaaagattttaagatttCAGATAAAAGTAATACTGTTTCTGAAAGTCAGACCCATGTtgctttatatacattttttcctAGGCACAAAGATGAACTTTTGTTTAAGGATGGAGATCCTATAcaagttttgaaaatgaatGATGACTTATGGTATGAAGGTGTTAATTTATTGACTGGTAAACAAGGCATATTCCCATGTCGATATGTTGCTGACATTCtgcaaaaagaaattatttcagGTGtgatttaataactatttgaaattatttattattttttaaacaaatgataaGTTGATATTAATTGAAGgtaaacaatagttttaataaacatcaacttgaacataaaaatgaacttttttctaGAGTGTGAAAGTATATGTTTGCATCTTTTTAAGGATTCAGATGCATGATTAGAGGGATCAGATTTTGATCCAGAATAAATTCTTATCATTTAGACAGGTCAgggttatatttttataaaaccttgACCTTGaccttaaaaaattagtaaaactaacCTAAGTTTGTTGAAGTTTTCgaatttcacatttattttataatttaggtAATTTTGACCATGgcctcaagaaaaaaaataaaaaccttgaaATAACTTCtatgtttttaaactagaaCTTCTTCAACAGTCATGCTAAACTAGACATAAATAAACATGGGGTATTGCTTATAAATAGCCAAGgggttttttttaatgcttataattttgttttagttttaaattgctttgaaagtaaaaaacaatctttcaaAAACCACTAATAAAAGATTCAATTGTTATATTACCATTCATagatataagaaaatttttgtattaatgcTGGAttgtaatgttttaatttttgtattgttagGATTGTATTGTGGGCATTTCCATTTCTgtgcatgattttttaattttctttgttttagcaattaaaagctGGGACTTAAAGCAATATGcttattgttatgattttcttcaaaaacatttatagcaaaaatatttttatcatattttaggtTACCTGAATAagttaaatacatatattttgatcattttattttttatgcgtAATAATATTActacagtttaaaaataaacaacaattttcttaaaaatatctacatgaaattaacaaatttgCAACTTCCATGCGTGGCTTCCATGCGTGATCATTCATGAACTGTATTTAAACAATTGTTGTGGCTCTATGATACATAGTGCAATCCTGTAACTTTCTGGAAAgctttactaatgtttaaaacattatttaaaataatagatgtaacactaaaacttatattttcagaggaattaaagtttatttatctaaaaactaaaatttgagtttttctCTTTATTCTGTGCATGATTCCgctttaaacttaatttatactttgttaacattactaatgtaaaaaatttaaaataccatTTACTGAGAATCATAGCAGACAACAGGAGTAAGACATAAACAAGGCTGTTACAAAAAGCGTGTGCAGTCGGATGCCTTGTATGTCcatgcataaaatattttcttgaaacaacttgaccacggctgtttgcatgttttaaaaaatgtgttttaaaaatctgttgaaaacaaactttataaaaagtttgttttcaggtttttatttaaaaaaagtttattattttagaaatttaaatattttattgtttttattattttagaatttttaatattttaaagttctaaaataatcaaaataaaacataactaaaataagactaagagaaatttattttaaacattaatattttacgATTGGAATGAATAGTtccaaaattttgatttttctaacaattttaTATGACATgaaactcttttaaataaagtaaaaaattactttgatcaatgtttgttgttttatcaaaatatttgtttcaattaTCAAAgaagattatatataatataacttatttcttatttattttttgtgataaaataactttgatatttcaaaataactttcgattaaatgcttttatatattatgaaaaatgcttttatatattatgcaaaatgcttttatatattatgtaaaatgcttttatatattatgaaaaatgcttttaaataatgacaaattacttttatcgatcatttacaaaaaacacgttttattaaagttatcaaagagtattttatataattttttcatttacataaatttgtattttttccaACAAAATACACACTAGTTAAATAATAACACATTAAATAAATAGCATtgtcaattctttttttaaaatcattttattctTTGCTTAGTAAATCAAGCCTTTCTTTACAAAGAAACGTttactctttttaataaatgtttctttgtagtaaacattaaaaaaataattattaaatgttaatgtttatatttatgtttagaatacataactttgaaactttgatcttttattctgtttttcttttgttttgtaataaagcTGTGACTGTATTAATACAGCTAGTGTGATATACACACTAAAACAGTGATTTGCAAAAATAAgttgctttatttaaagattttttttaggtgtttgtcaagtttgtttttaaactgatttaaGCTATGAGAATTTACTACTTCTGCTGGTAATTCATTCAATGCGATTACTGTTCGATTAAGGAGACAATTTTGTCAAGAAgcacttttaataaattcagCTCGGTATCTAAAAATGTCCGAATctgatttttttgtatatttatttgctCTAAGAAATCATATCCATGTAAAGTTAGATTTGCACTattttattgatgattttaaaagtttgtattaAGTTACCTCTAAATGCTGAGTTAAAAATtctgttaaatttaaacttatgagTCTTTCTTTATATGACatgttttttagaaaagaaattaGCATAGTTGCTTGTCTCTGTACTCGTTCCGATATAGATATATCTTCTTTTAAGGTAAGGAGACCATATGACAATACCATATTCAAGATGTGGATGGACAAGTGTTCAATAAAGAACTTTAAACATCTGTTTATCTATATAATTAAAGGTATACTTTATCATACCAAGTGGTCGATTTGCTTTAGACGCAGAGCTAATTGCataatactgaaaaaatattttttgggctATTGGTTAACGTGAGGATGTCTAAcgtaacacaaaataaatttttcaattccaatattatagtaatataaaaatgtcatacatttaattgttttttaataaaataactgtgTCCAGTTCATGTTGTCAAAAAAGGATTTTATCTTTGTAGTTTCAATGATTAAAAACAAGTGTCTATATTGTTTTGGAACTTGAACTATTATGAGCTATTGAAAGAACTTTTACTGCTCTTCTATTTGAAAAGTTGGGGCATCGAGTTGAGTTTGCAAGCAATCCTCAGCTTTACAAATTCGTGGTCTGGTGACCCCTTGTTATTAAAATGGCAATATACACTTCCGTTTTTCCATAATATCTTTGGAAAGTTAAAGTCTCCCATTACAAGTACGCAATGGTAGTTTTGAtaatctaattaatttttttcattgtgaATAGACTAACAGAATGAAGACTGATCGGGCGATAATTGGAGGAGTCAGAATGTTCAcctgagtttttaaaaattggaacaacagatgccaATTTCCAGCagtcaggaaaacaagactccaGGCCTTGTTACGAGATTTCGCTGCGTAGCGAAAACGCGTAACGCATTTCTAAGTAACTCAACTCagcaaatatattttgcattctttttttttgcgtcTTTTCAAGTACCGCattgtaattaaagttattttattaacgCGTTAAAAATCATACAAACAGTTAGTTTTTTTCTCACTagaacaaaagttacaaataaaatctaagttcttatttaaaaaatcatttttattatttttttcatatatgaactaaattttattttgaaaaaaatatttttttcatgaaacgtaaaataatgtttgtttattttcttatgattttaCAGTtggtttttgattattttattaactgttaataaattttttcttatttaatttgtgaactctttttaataatgtttttaaacaataaagagtttttttttgttatttatcagTTACTGATAACATATTCGTgatcataatttattttcataaattaaacaaacatcATTAAAACTTTACGTTATTGaattaacaataaacaaaatatcttattaataaaatatatacattaaaataaatcgtgcattttttaaactattatgacaaaaaataatttttacatttaaaaggaatttatatatttaatttcttaagataaaacttaaaacactttttttttttaaactaatttttaacaacaataaaaaagattattaaacaaactgtttctttaacaaaaaatctattagtttacaattgcaGTTAAATGGTTTTACTTATGACTTTATTTCTTCAGAATAAACGTCACATAAACGATatcaaaagataattaaaaatattctaaaagatatAAGTTTTTGTGTAACGCAAAACTGCTGATGCAGACAGCatctttttacatcgatttcttgcaataataaaaagctgTTTGTTctcataaagtaacttacggttGAGTAAACACTGCGCCAGAGGTTCAAACAGAGCACAAACATGCATATATAATAGAGTGGTCCAAAAAATTGAAAGGTGGAAAGTTAAGTCGGGTTTTGCTTTTGCTTTTGTTCTATTCCCCATATAACATTTGCTTTTGTTCTATTCCCCATATGGATCATTTTggccaattttaaaaaatttttaaacataactaGGGGTGGCGCAATTTTGAACAATAAATGTTGTTGCAATGGAAGaaacaagaaataataaaaaatttagtttcttcAGCAAGAAGAtagttacaaaacaaaaacaaaataaaatattatgactTAAAGAGGTTCTAGTTATTCTGAACTTAATTCACATATTGTAATGTAATGTTTATTTCGAGACTTTTTTCAACAGACGGTTTGGCGGCTCTAGAAAGGCTTTCTGATGAGTGCTGACAACCTGCAAGAGGTAttgcttttgctttttgtttttcgTTATTGAAGAGTTGAAGGTCTGGATTAAAGCAACCCCTCTCTCCGCACAGTCATTAACTACTTTCATTTGCCTGGCAGTTTCCCTGAACTGAATATAAATTGGATCCATTTGCCAAAGGTCAAGTGGCATCGAGAGAAAAACTTAAGCCTTCTCTGCTCCATTGTCGATGAGAAGGTTGAAAAGATGAGATGTTCGGCTTGTAACATATAATTTCAATGGGTTTTCTAACTTGAATGTTTTGCCTTCAATTATCTTTGGTGACGTTTTCTTTTTGGCACGTTTAAGATTCTGAACCATGGCGGCTTTTGTACCAACATCAATGAGTCGAAAAAAGTCAAGCCAATCAAATGTTCTGAAAAATAGGTAGTCCATAGGTGTCTTTTGAAGGCTGTCATTGCCACACCTCTAACAACATTGTTGCAGGTATAATCATTCAAAAGTCTCAACAGTCTTAAGTCATTATATGAGGCTCTTTCTGCCAAGCAAGCTTCATGCCAAAATTTTCCATAGACTAGAGCAACAAACAGGCTGATGTCTGTCAAAACTCGAAATCTCACTTCTTCTTTTGGGCTACCACCAAGAAAAATGACACAATTGTAGAAACTTGCCATAGTCTTGgcgagcttttttttttttcttggcgTTGGTGATGGCTTCTTACAGCTTCTTTGTAGTATGCAAGCATTTCATCGTGGAGATCAGTCATGGATCCACTGAAGAGCGTTTCATCAGCAGCATCATATTTGCTTTGGTCAAATATTGGTTATTCTTTTTGAAATCGTTTGTATAAACCTACATCAGGTTAATTGGTAGCTCCAAGATATATGGATGCAAATACGCTGGAAAGTATAACTTCGAAAACATGGTGGCGACATGCTATCCATGCAAGGTCTTTTAtgagttttttcaataattgtGCAAGCTTCAGATTTTAAGGCAGTGTTTGAGGCTGTTGTATCGAACACAAGCCCACGTATTTTGTCTTTGAGATGCCAATTATACAATTATCCAAAAATCAATTACAAGTGTGACTGAAACTGTCATGAGTTTAAGGATTTTATCACCACAGCAATATGACTTGGTGTTTCTCAGTTTAAAGATTTTGTGAATAATGAAGTCAAAGCCAAAAAAGAAgaatcttttaagtttttcatccAAAGGATCATcttgatgatttttatttttaacatgcTTGTGTCAGCAATTACTTTGAATTGTCTTTTgtcattaaattaatttaaacacttAGTCATAACCAAGCTGCTGTTGAGCGCAATTTTAGCAAAAACAGCTCTTCTATTAAAACAAGCATGGCACCTTCAAGTATTATCTCCTGGAGAATCGTAAAGGACCATCTAATTGCCCATGGTTTAAAATCACACGCAGTCCAAATCACAGCACCATTGGTCAAAGCTTTTGATCAgcctattaaaaatatataattgagTTGGATAATgctaaaaaagagaaagaagaaACAGCAAGAACAAAAAGTGTATCACATATATGCATATCACAGCCggtatcaaaaaattaaatcaaaaagttaagGTTGCAAATGAAGCTATTTtaatgatggaaaacaagatgaCAGAGTGTATGGAACTTACAGAGAAAAAAGTGACAtgagttacattaaaaaaggaatggattaaaaagaaaaagtattgaaaCTAAACAAGAGGTTAAGtttatagaaaaacaaattaaagaacttgaaaataagaagaaaaaaatggttaagtTTGTTTCAGTATAtcttattgttactattatctTAAGTTGTTTCTCCTttaaagttttctaattttgtgatttattgaaaaattttgcaatttattaatcttaactaaaattaaaaaaatgctttaaatagaTTGTGCCTTCCATAAgagtttttttgatataataactAGAAACTTGGAAAGCCTACAAGtagttaaatagttattttttagctgtcatgaatattttgtttttgtttttagcattttttaagttaattgcTTAAATCTGTGCTTCAGTCATTGTTATGGCTGACTCTTCAGATTTTCATTAAGTTTAACTTGTTAGTAATTCTgaaattacttaaatttaaaaaaatgcattatttaagTCCTTGCTGTTGTTTTATAAGTACAGTGGTTGTCTTTAAGATTTTTGTATCACTTCGGAAATATCATTAGTGCTGgaatttaagtacttttttaatactGATGCTGGAAAAAAATATGGGTTTCAGTACCAAAATCCCGAAAAAACATATCCAAATGAAGTAATCAGtgctggaattttttttaattagagtgGACACCctgtattaaaaaagaatagaaaaaaacatttctgagctgctaaatttgatttgattatttttgtttttagcctTAAATATGTCAAAATTAGAATTTTGTAGGAAAAAAAGATCaagatttttatatcaataacaaatatttagtataaacaatattttttttcagtaaagtAACTgttttgttactattattatattgttattgttatttcattCTATAAAAGGGGtttataaaaacagttattGTTTGTATTGTTCTAAATCAGAGAATAGTTGCTACTTATTGTGATTTTTGACCACTTTAAAAACTATGTTGCATAGTCttgcaatttgtatttaataattgaaaaatatataaaaacatcagTTGTTGtctgtttttgaaataaagttttccAAAATGATCCAAAGAATAATTCTAAAATATGATAACAGTGTGTGAGCCATGGAggagtttttataaatttgctttGCAACCATTTGTAGATTTTGAATCTCAGAATCTTAAGTGAAAATGGGTTTTTACAAACCATCTATCCTGACTATTCAACTAGTTTTAACTCTATCCtgcttattcatctagtttcaACTTTTGAGAAGACAATGTCTTGACTTGACTCGACAATGTCTTATCCTGCATAAGTTTGGTTTAACATAATATTTCTTATTTGGAGaatgaatatgaaaaatattatccaTTGGTTGTTTGAAcaagtaaattttcttttttaaattgtttttttattcattcataTTTACACTGTTGTTATAAGATGC
Encoded here:
- the LOC101239408 gene encoding C-Jun-amino-terminal kinase-interacting protein 1 isoform X2 — translated: MINSAAVMIHHNESNTVSDETGIDESQNLTCYKRNLPNAPVMESQDKRMSLDNAQAKNESGNGINKIKYYTSKKKKEKRLQTGVSSSKFYVSHDLNIQNEVDKNFTNKTMLKKDFKISDKSNTVSESQTHVALYTFFPRHKDELLFKDGDPIQVLKMNDDLWYEGVNLLTGKQGIFPCRYVADILQKEIISADIKDADHMQFLMRFLGSVEVADFKGEDVLAFAIAKIVNQRSMLTAADPPSCVLQLSNKGIRISDIKYSEKDNEKLNKKVKKGKHKGEKKNEVNDTDDNSAHFFSLKNVTFCGNHPKDHRYFGFITKHPDDHRFACHVFMSKFSTDSICHILGECFKSFYESYMEYRAPTEDIYLE